The Aythya fuligula isolate bAytFul2 chromosome 1, bAytFul2.pri, whole genome shotgun sequence nucleotide sequence CTGCATTCAGGAGATTGTAACATCCATGGTAGATTTTACAGGAAAAGCATACACGAACCTGAACTACGCTTTTTATGGACCCAAGTGACGCCTGTGTTTACTGCAACATatacatttgtaataaatacaaCCGTAGTGTTTCCTACACACCTCAGGTGTTAACACGTTACCTCCATTTTTGTAGGTATTCCATGTTGTAAAAGGACCTTTCTTTTGACAGTTGTTACACAGATGTACAACATGAACAACTCATTGAAATGATGTAATATTTAGTAATGAGAGAGGAATATATACATAAATCCCGAATCCCAAACCTACATTATATACATCATACTTAcagtatatacacacatacaagtTATGTACATAGACTAtcataaatattgaaaaataggCTTAGGCTTAATGGattaatgttttataaataatgtTACACTTATGACTGAAATATCATGGAAGACGGTAATGTCTAACTGAGGTGACAAAACAGTGGTTTAATACTGAAGCTGCTCTTTCAGGTGGTTTGTTATGTACGTGACTTTAAACAGACAAGTTTCAAGAAAACCATACATTCAAAATCAACCCAGCCAAGTGGAACTCAACTGTTGCAGGTAGAGAGCCAGTCAAAGGACACCACAATGCAAAAATCTAGAAATTGCTACACTAGGAGAATTAAATGACATGTATCATGCAACATTATGAGGTGTCACCACAaaattttttctcctctgtctaTGGAGTGACTTCTTATTTCCACCTCCTCTCCAATGGCTACTGAAAGAAAGGAggctatttttcacttttttttttttctttttaaatactggCAAGGGAAGTGTTTCATCCCTTATGTGCTACAAATTGCTCAAAGGTAGACaacattttaaatctcttcCACCCTTCTACATTtgtggagagaaagaagaaagctgccAAAGTACTGAGGCGCACACTCAGCACTCCTATACAGTGATCAGGTATCATGGGATAGTTAGCCATGGATGTCAAGTACCTGAGGCAGAGAAGTACCTAAGGAGCTTTAGTCAATGCTGACTCCAGGATCGTTAATTGTCAGTTGAGTACCACTGAACTAATGatacaaacaacacaaaaggaATCTAACTTCTCGTTACAGTTTTACGTTACAGACTTAGCGACCAGTACTTATAGCCATGCAGAAGTATCGATACAAAATACCTGCAgttttttttcatagattttaaaTGGCTGGGCAGAGCTTGATGTTATCTGTCAAACAATGACCATGATTTAGATTTGTTTCTGATTGATTCTACAAGAGCAAAAAGTCTTGGGCACTGTCTAACCAATGGAATACAGGCCCCTACTTGTTCCCTCTGACATAAATACTGAGCAGAACACTAAGTTGGATTTCTAAAACATTAAGTTAAATGAAGACAGCTGACCACATTGCCATGATTATTTCATTAATAATCTCTATCTAGGCTTTTGTACCCAATATTGTTGTGTTTGAGAACCTCTTATAAGCCAAGTACGCTGTTACACGAGTGTTATTTCTCTTCAACCTGGGATAAGAATGAGAGATTAAACATGCactagaaacaaaacagctatCACAATCATACAGCACCTGTTTCATCAGCTAGCTAGCTAGGGCTCGTAAGAAACTTACCTATTTCTGAAGCAAACAAGGATGAGATGACTATCCAGTCTATGAGGTTATCTTTAGTACTACTATACAGTATAAATTGGAAGAGGAATCCCAGTTGTGTTTGTGAAGAGAGTTTGTACCAAGCATGAAACACTGGTGCAGTTATTTTGTGGATTTGACTCAGAAACAGAATAGTCAAGTAATTCAAAATCCAATAATGGATAAGTAATTTGAGAAATACTGTACAGTTTTGGAATATTATACAACTAGTAAACTACATTaggacctttttcttttcctactgaGTGTTTCAAGattggacagaaaaaaaaaccaacaacaaacattGCTACAACTGACAGTGGACCTTATTAATAAACAGAACTCCAGGAGGGAGTTTTATATCAATGGCATGATACGCTTCAGTGCCATTTAGTTTATAtctacaacagaaaacaaacaaaaaacaaacaataaaaaagcaaaaaaccccaaaccctgtCTTACCCAATTGCACTATTAAGTACCTCAAGAAGGGAAATGTCAACACCATCTTTTTGAGTTCTACATTAAGTATGTTTTCCTCAAACATACCTGTTCTAAAGggtcattattttttaaagcttgaaaATTTGGGTTTCCACACCATTTTTGGAAATGAAGATAACTGTAGTTTAAGTATAGTGAAATAGGACTGTGAGGATTATTTTCACTATACTGCAGATCTATTGAATTTTATGGGAAGCATTTAAAATTGGAGGATTTTAACTTAAATTGGttcatcttctgttttggtcatcagaaatatttttaaaataagttttcttctAGTTATGCCTCTACAGAAAGACAAACTAGATTTAATTTAGGACACTGATTAAATACTTTTATGAGTTCTTCTATGATATTCTCTcatgctttttagaaaaaaaaaaaaagtttcttaaagTCAAAATAGTGCTTTTGAGGTCCATAAGAATTTTTGgtacaaaaaataatagtgtttctctttctctctctcattggTTATTTAAACACTCTGCTGTAAATTAAGAGTCACTTCTCACATCAAATGGTTCCATTAGGCACATTCaagtaaaataacaaaatatccAAGTAACAATGACGAAAGCCAAACATGGCTTGATAAAAGTCTACAGAGAGTTCTGTCCATTCTCTGGAATGGAATAAAGTTGTCACTTCCTTCAGCCAGACACTCGTGATTTGATGTCAATACCCATTTCCATCATGCAGAATAGTTTCTTAAAGGCAGAGTTCAGGTATTCTACAATCTGAAGAACCATCAACAAAGaatctgcattttaaaggaAGCTGAATAGCTCATTTTCATTCTCAGTAGGTATCTGAGTGAACACTGGCATTTGAAGTGGAGTAGCGAGTATTAGACCAGGACAGTTAATGGCCATCAGATACATCACTATGGGTCCAATCTAGAATAATCAGCGTCATACACCCAGTCATCACAACTATACCACTTAGAAAGAATAACGCAgcctgaaaagagaaaatataaagaagcGTTATCAGTTTTTGCTAGTGTATCTATAAGTCATGCTCATATAAGGCACAAATGCTGCTGCTCATGGGGGAAGGATCAACTATCACAGTAAACAATAAGGAGATGGACATCTGTCTTGTAACTGGGGtcttttttcaaataatacctttttttttttttctccagtagaGCAGACCTCACCCTCAACAGAGGGAAATTAATGTAGCTCTGCTGATAGCAGTCAGGCTGTGCCACTCTGCACTGACTTGACTGTTAAGCCAGTAAGTCTGAGATCAGTAAAAGCACCAACACCAGTCAGTCAGGAAGACCCAAATCATAGGTGGCGGTAAACTGTCATGAGGTAAATTAGATGAGTAagtcttgaaagaaaatttaaagggAGAACCACGAGGCTTTTTTGGATAGCAACTGTTGAAAGCTGGTTCTCATCAGCAGCAGAATGAACTAAATTTAGCACTATCACTGAGatgagattaaaagaaaaaaaagccactgaaaTGAATTGAGCCTTGTGATGGCTCTCTCCTCAGTTCTGAGTACCTATATAACTTCTACATGTTAATTAAAATGACATTCCACGACAATTCATTGACTTCCTCCTTTACTAGGATTTCAAAGTCATGAAGAAGGAAACTAAAGTTCTTGCTCTGCATTAGTAAAAGCAAGTGTAACCATTCTGTGTTTGTCTATACATACCCCAATCTTTTGCACTGACTTCATTGGTTCCTTCTTCACTAGTTTGATATAGAAGGCAGAAGGCAGAATAAAGATCAGCATGGCAGCTGCAGATGCACCTGTGTttacaaagcacaaaaataaagttttgtgaACAGGTAAATGTAAGTGAAGAGGTAAGTATAATTTAATTAGATTGTAACTGCATTTTCCAAGACTTAAGGAACTGCCTGAACTGATATGAAAATGCTTACCAATGAATCCAAAGATGTCTCGAATAGTAGGGACGAAGATAACAAGCACGTTGGTAAATGCCAGAAGAACAATTGTAATAGAACAGTGACGCCACCAGCTGAACTCTTTCCCTGCCCACAGTAGCTGGGTAATGGAACTGCGGATcttttaatgagaagaaaaatgtaataaaaaaagacattaattttcattgtcAAAGTCAGGGGAGTAACCTGGATTTGAATATTTTAGCGTTTTCCTGaaaacttcagattttaaagttaaaagaactgaaagtaaaatctattttaagtCTGCTTTCAGTTACCTAGATTTTAACAACAGACAGTAATAGACTGAAAAAAGTCCCAAGgaaaaacctctttttttagtaacaaaaatccttttttttccctttaaatataAGGATGCTGCTCAACAATATACACTTAAGTGGCCAGAATTcctattaaaaatgtacttaCAAAAACATACTGATTTCTGTAAGCTGATAACGTAACATGACATCATAAGACGATAACATAGATTCTTTTAGAAAGTAGCAACCTGTACCACCACCAACAATTAAATCAGATCAGGAAAACAATATAGCTGTGTCTTTGTATCTACTGCTTTGTAAATGTTGGCTATTtagttatttcatttaacagCATAGAGACATTTCAACAAGCTTATTAgaataaactttcttttttttttccccatgttagAGAAAATTCTAGAAATTAATAAATTGAAGTTGCCAAATCAACAAATTACCGTAGCAGGACAGATGAAAAAATGGTAGTAAGACTAAAAGAATCACTTACTGGGAAAATAACTACAGGTACGGTAAGGGTTACAGCCATAAGTACAGCGAGACGCACAATAAGAAGAAGAACATCAGGACCCAGATAAGCAGAGTATGTATGAAGCAGTTCTGATTCAACATTTCCTAAAAAGAAAACGGAATTTTAATTAGATGTAGTTAACACACTTCTCCAGTATGTCTCCAATTTTATGCAGAGATAACTTGGAGGCAATGAATCTGTTTTAATCCAATTTTAATCCCGTGCCTTAGGCATAGTTCTACTACCGATCTAGTTTTGGGTGCAGacttacagaaatattaaaaaaaatacagcgTATTTGGAACCCAAAGTTAAAACTAACTTGCTCtaccttaaaaataatactgtggTTTTGCAGTGCATTAATTATGTAAAAGCAAGCAGAGATGGCAATATTTACCATAAAATGTTAGGTATCCAAAGAGAGCAGCCAATAAATACATGAGGAACATGGCAAAAAAAGATACGTAGGACACATTCATCATCCTTTTACGGCTTCGGCTgtaagaaggagaaaaagaaatactgttagCAATGAGAGGATGACAGTTTACACTACTTTGTTTATGCAGTAAAATAATGGGATCATATCTAGCATTTACCCTTTCAGTTCTTCATAGATGGGAAGAATTGCAGGATGGCAGACGAAAGAGAATGTTAGGATTGGGACAGCATAGACAGtctggaaaacacaaatatgtatttttttattaaataagcaGACATTAGAAATACAGTTAAAAATTCCACAAATTTCCAGTTTTGACTTAggttctctctttcatttttttttttttcataaagactAGCTATTCTTTGTAACTGAAACTTTGGCAAAAGTGAAACAGCAATTTTATGGTTGTTTTCTTAAACTCAGACCCTGAGATACCAAATACTCTCAAATCTCACTCAACTGAATAGATTTGTGTTTAGAATTATTTCTGCAACTCATCATAGCCTGATCTTTATATTGGCTATTATACATACTTCTTTCCCATGTGTCAAGATTCATCACTGTAATTGAGTTTATATGTCAGAGTCAAGGCTTGAATAAATTAGGTCCTTCTTCCCTTGTGTATATAGTTTCTTTCAGTGATTGTCAACACAGAATCTGATTTTCAGTCAGTTACCTGTGAGTTGAAGATGAAGTATTTTGGCTTGCAGGCATCATCACTTATGTTTTCATGTACCGAAGGTGCCAGTGTCGCATTTATTAATGTCACGTTCACTATGTCACTGCCCATAGGGCAAGGAATCTGAAACATCTTCCAAATTACctagaaataaagcatttattgtTACTTTGGCTAATGCAGTATGTGAAACTTTTCAGAAACTCTGTTTAATTCCACTTCAAAATGCAGTTGGAAGTCTACAAAATTATACTTACAACAATCAGGAAGAAGACCATGCAAAGTAAGGAAAAACCACTGGTATAGCCCAAATATCCTGTAatcaagaaagataaaaaaacaaagtctAAGACACAATATTCATGCCATACTAAAATTAAGacagtattttctgaaagttATTTCCTTGGATTGCCATTTTCCTTgcattgtgttaaaaaaaagaaaaaaaaaaatatatatatatatatatatatatatatcaactTTGCAATTAATCTCTTCTCTGGAAGTTCTCAAAGTGAGTTTGTGCtggtgaattttttttttttttttaagtaaaaaacgttatttttcattattatataCTAAATGTGACTGCAGGATTAATTCTAGTGGAATACCCCCAGCAACAAGTTTGCCTTCCATTCTGTTTGTATTGATTCATTTAACTTGTAGGAATTAATAACTGGAAGTCTTAATGTGAATTGCTTTCTAAAGTTATTAAGGTTCCAGTACAGGATTATTTGAACAAATAGTGTGTTATCTAAGTTACACACATATATCACTGAATTACAGACACTTCACGTAAGGCATCTGGTACAAATATTCTACTACCGCTTGGGAACTAGAATGAAAAAGGTGACTTCCGCCTACACTGGTAAGACAATTTAACTGCCCAGGGCTAGCATTCCTATTCTTTTGTTACAGGGTGGGTAGTAACACTACTACACTATTTCACAGCTGACCAAGATAGGTCAAACTTTGTGATTAAAACACAAAGTACTGCTGATCCGTGTTCTAGAGCTTTCCTATCTATTGTCCTTTTGTATTCCACAGACACATCTGTTGCCTTAGAGGCACTCatcttgacctttttttttttttaaagcaggttgAGAGCAATTACCTAAAGACTGAGTAGTCAGATGAGACAAGCTTAGAGACACTGTCAATTCACACAGCACTCCAAGACTCAAACATCCCATTAGCCATTTCCTCACAGTgttttcaatgcatttttaattcaattgTACTCTACTGCTTACCTAAATTTTTCAGTAACGACAGAGGAAGAATGAGGatgacagacaccagcagcacTAAATAGTCGCCATTAAGATACCATTCTCTGTAGGAAAAAGAGTATTTGTAAGTAACTGAAGCAttgaaaaaattacatttgctgGTTAGTCTTCACACTTATCTTTTCCTACAACACGTGGCTGCTATTTACATAAATGCACTATCTGATATCACAAGGGATTAGCATTCAACTTACTATATGGACCTAGAGCACTACAATACCTTCCTATCTCACCCCAAACCTATGTTGTGCCTTTCCTTTAGTGTCCTTTTCCAAAATTAATATGCATCTGGAAGTCAGAAGACGAAAGTAAATGACTGACCAGAAGGAAAGTCAAGTGGGATAAACCatgaagaaaagtaatttgCTTAAATGTTGATTCCCAACTCTCCAGATGTATTAGAATATAGCAAGGCCCCAGCAAGGTAATAATCCACTTTAATGCCAGTAAAATTCTGTTGGGTACCCTGCGggaattacagaaaaacagatgaggGCTGGAGTTAAGGCAGTAGCTCAAGCCCACTGactgaaaaataccaaaaaaagcAGTGGGATTCTACTGGAAGCATGTTTAGTCCCTTCCAGTAGGGAAACTATGGTAAGAAACTTAGAagttttttccttcatattgGTTTTGCCCTTTATTccataaaaatcaaaagctatttttgatCAGACATTTTAGAGAGCTAGAAGGTGACCATCTTCCTTTGAAATATGGGAAAACAA carries:
- the SLC38A2 gene encoding sodium-coupled neutral amino acid transporter 2 isoform X1; the encoded protein is MSSAEMGKFNISPDEDSSSYSSNSNDFSYPYPTKPAAMKSHYADMDPENQNFLLDSNAGKKKYETQYHPGTTSFGMSVFNLSNAIVGSGILGLSYAMANTGIALFVILLLFVSIVSLYSVHLLLKTANEGGSLLYEQLGMKAFGMAGKLAASGSITMQNIGAMSSYLFIVKYELPLVIKTFMNIEENTGEWYLNGDYLVLLVSVILILPLSLLKNLGYLGYTSGFSLLCMVFFLIVVIWKMFQIPCPMGSDIVNVTLINATLAPSVHENISDDACKPKYFIFNSQTVYAVPILTFSFVCHPAILPIYEELKGRSRKRMMNVSYVSFFAMFLMYLLAALFGYLTFYGNVESELLHTYSAYLGPDVLLLIVRLAVLMAVTLTVPVVIFPIRSSITQLLWAGKEFSWWRHCSITIVLLAFTNVLVIFVPTIRDIFGFIGKHFHISSGSSLSLGKCSYNLIKLYLPLHLHLPVHKTLFLCFVNTGASAAAMLIFILPSAFYIKLVKKEPMKSVQKIGAALFFLSGIVVMTGCMTLIILDWTHSDVSDGH
- the SLC38A2 gene encoding sodium-coupled neutral amino acid transporter 2 isoform X2 encodes the protein MSSAEMGKFNISPDEDSSSYSSNSNDFSYPYPTKPAAMKSHYADMDPENQNFLLDSNAGKKKYETQYHPGTTSFGMSVFNLSNAIVGSGILGLSYAMANTGIALFVILLLFVSIVSLYSVHLLLKTANEGGSLLYEQLGMKAFGMAGKLAASGSITMQNIGAMSSYLFIVKYELPLVIKTFMNIEENTGEWYLNGDYLVLLVSVILILPLSLLKNLGYLGYTSGFSLLCMVFFLIVVIWKMFQIPCPMGSDIVNVTLINATLAPSVHENISDDACKPKYFIFNSQTVYAVPILTFSFVCHPAILPIYEELKGRSRKRMMNVSYVSFFAMFLMYLLAALFGYLTFYGNVESELLHTYSAYLGPDVLLLIVRLAVLMAVTLTVPVVIFPIRSSITQLLWAGKEFSWWRHCSITIVLLAFTNVLVIFVPTIRDIFGFIGASAAAMLIFILPSAFYIKLVKKEPMKSVQKIGAALFFLSGIVVMTGCMTLIILDWTHSDVSDGH